A window of Ruania suaedae contains these coding sequences:
- a CDS encoding DUF4193 domain-containing protein codes for MATDYDAPRKTDEDMSEDSLEELKARRSEKNSPAVDEDETEAAEGFELPGADLSGEELSVRVLPRQADEFTCSECFLVHHRSQLAYEKSGQPVCSECAA; via the coding sequence ATGGCGACCGACTACGACGCACCGCGCAAGACCGACGAGGACATGAGCGAGGACTCCCTCGAGGAGCTCAAGGCACGGCGCTCGGAGAAGAACTCACCTGCGGTCGACGAGGACGAGACCGAAGCGGCGGAAGGGTTCGAGCTCCCGGGCGCGGACCTGAGCGGCGAGGAACTCTCCGTCCGCGTCCTGCCCCGTCAGGCCGACGAGTTCACCTGCTCCGAGTGCTTCCTCGTGCATCACCGCAGCCAGCTGGCCTACGAGAAGAGCGGTCAGCCGGTCTGCTCGGAGTGCGCCGCCTGA
- a CDS encoding alkaline phosphatase family protein produces the protein MSAGERGRLGDVLLGAVGSLGLDLPPEPAARMSSARARLGLPAATKACVVLVDGLGGHNLDQRSGSAPFLTGADRVGSVRTTFPSTTATNVTYLGTGWEGGRTRMLGYSVRAAPRAVVNLVSWNGPAVPEQWQAETTVFEHLEQAGRTAVSVGPWRFADSGLTRAAWRGGEYAAAESLRERVDTAVAELRDPDVDVVYLYWGELDSHGHRHGWQSPGWEELLAVTDAELDRLARLLPPGTLLLVTADHGMVDVAAHERIDLAGREDLTRDVDLVAGEPRAVHLYCAPGSANAVAGRYRAALGEQAQVLTRAEVIDSGMIGPTTPAAAPVVGDVVVAARGNQAVMDSRSQSAASLALVGMHGGVTDAETLVPLVVVQG, from the coding sequence GTGAGTGCGGGCGAGCGCGGGCGTCTCGGTGACGTCCTGCTCGGGGCCGTGGGCAGCCTCGGGCTCGACCTCCCGCCGGAGCCGGCGGCCCGGATGTCGTCGGCCCGCGCCCGGCTCGGTCTTCCCGCCGCCACCAAGGCGTGCGTGGTCCTGGTGGACGGGCTCGGAGGGCACAACCTGGACCAGCGCTCGGGCTCGGCGCCGTTCCTGACCGGCGCCGACCGCGTGGGCTCGGTGCGCACGACCTTCCCCTCGACGACCGCGACCAATGTCACCTACCTGGGCACCGGGTGGGAGGGCGGACGCACCCGGATGCTCGGCTACTCGGTCCGCGCCGCGCCACGCGCCGTCGTCAATCTCGTCTCCTGGAACGGGCCGGCCGTACCGGAGCAGTGGCAGGCCGAGACCACCGTCTTCGAGCACCTCGAGCAGGCCGGTCGCACCGCGGTCAGCGTCGGCCCGTGGCGCTTCGCCGACTCCGGACTGACCCGCGCGGCCTGGCGTGGCGGCGAGTACGCCGCCGCGGAGTCCCTGCGCGAGCGGGTGGACACCGCCGTGGCCGAGCTCCGCGACCCCGATGTGGACGTCGTCTACCTGTACTGGGGAGAACTCGACTCGCACGGGCACCGGCACGGATGGCAGTCCCCGGGCTGGGAGGAGCTGCTCGCGGTCACCGACGCCGAGCTGGACCGGCTGGCGCGGCTGCTGCCGCCGGGGACGCTGCTGCTGGTGACCGCGGATCACGGCATGGTCGACGTCGCTGCGCACGAGCGGATCGACCTCGCCGGGCGCGAGGACCTGACGCGCGATGTCGACCTGGTGGCGGGTGAGCCCCGGGCGGTCCACCTCTACTGCGCACCGGGCAGCGCCAACGCCGTCGCCGGGCGCTACCGTGCGGCGCTGGGCGAGCAGGCTCAGGTCCTGACCCGTGCCGAGGTGATCGACTCGGGCATGATCGGGCCCACCACACCGGCGGCCGCCCCGGTCGTCGGTGACGTGGTCGTGGCGGCCCGGGGCAACCAGGCCGTCATGGACTCACGCAGCCAGAGCGCGGCATCGCTGGCACTGGTCGGCATGCACGGCGGCGTCACCGATGCCGAGACGCTGGTGCCGCTGGTCGTGGTCCAGGGCTAG
- a CDS encoding GNAT family N-acetyltransferase, giving the protein MADGDDMAQGAPYPEHWEADVVLRDGTTMRIRPIAPGDADAVERFHARQSPESVYLRFFAPLERIPARDLHRFTHVDHHERVALVLVAGGELVAIGRFDRIEDDTAEVAFNVSDAVQGKGLGSVLLEHLAAAGRELGIRRFVADVLPQNTRMLRVFTDAGYDVDQHLDDGLVSVSFTIRPTDRSLAVLAERERRAEALSMAAVLGPDGILLVGSGTEGTAMATRLAEGLAGAGEGRVSIAGLPGHPPRVEDLPDGVRADLALVAAPAPQVLELVPALAARGVRAVVLYTGGYEAGHASGKVPQRTLVRRLREHGMRLVGPRSFGVRTVAGSGAVNATLRRGDLRAGGVGVFCQSAAAGLQLLDGAADRDLGLSSFLSAGHRVDISGNDAMQYWTTSPTTGVVCLRLESIGNPRKFSRVARHLSEQGPVVAMIAGATGQLRPPGHAVPTTTTPRRALDELVRQAGVLLTSSDAEMLDLAALLSEQPLPAGDRVLVITNSGAQAAALSELIGHHGLTEAAGSVALSSGADATAYRSCIDDALTRTDWDIAVIGYVALLEDDRAAITQQIRRLAARSGRTVAATVYRTGGLLGPPGQAAPDPAAGPDGVAAPVRVPTFPSTEQAVAALAAARGYQRWNEQGRGSRVDPGGIDRRGAKQLVQSELSGVPAGTTRRLPAGAARTLLDTHGITSWPQVRVDSLEQAQRAADEIGWPVALKATEEVLRHRSDLGTVRLDLLTPADLTEAYRQIEEQVRVLLGRSAAFEVQAMAPPGVACVVRAAEDPLYGPIISLGLAGDASELLDDVSFRVPPLTDGDITEMVRTLRAAPRLLGHRGLPAVDVAALEDIIARVAVLKDELAEVSAIELYPVLVSGAGAAVLGMEVDVAQPRRGDVARRVLP; this is encoded by the coding sequence ATGGCGGACGGCGACGACATGGCGCAGGGGGCGCCCTACCCGGAGCACTGGGAGGCCGACGTGGTGCTGCGTGACGGCACCACGATGCGGATCCGGCCGATCGCCCCGGGCGATGCCGACGCCGTCGAGCGCTTTCACGCGCGGCAGTCGCCGGAGTCGGTCTACCTGCGCTTCTTCGCACCGCTGGAGCGGATCCCGGCGCGGGACCTGCACCGCTTCACCCACGTCGACCATCACGAGCGCGTCGCGCTCGTGCTCGTCGCGGGTGGTGAGCTCGTCGCGATCGGACGCTTCGACCGGATCGAGGACGACACGGCCGAGGTGGCCTTCAACGTCTCCGACGCCGTGCAGGGCAAGGGTCTGGGATCGGTGCTGCTGGAGCACCTGGCCGCGGCCGGCCGCGAGCTCGGGATCCGCCGGTTCGTCGCGGACGTCCTGCCGCAGAACACCCGGATGCTGCGGGTCTTCACCGATGCCGGGTACGACGTCGACCAGCACCTCGACGACGGGCTGGTCAGCGTCTCCTTCACCATCCGACCCACCGACCGCTCCCTGGCAGTGCTGGCCGAACGTGAACGGCGCGCGGAGGCGCTGAGCATGGCCGCCGTGCTCGGACCCGACGGCATCCTGCTGGTCGGATCCGGGACCGAGGGCACCGCGATGGCCACGCGGCTGGCGGAGGGCCTGGCGGGGGCCGGGGAGGGGCGCGTCAGCATCGCCGGTCTGCCGGGCCACCCGCCACGCGTCGAGGACCTTCCCGACGGCGTCCGCGCCGACCTCGCGCTGGTGGCCGCGCCCGCACCGCAGGTGCTCGAGCTCGTCCCGGCACTCGCCGCCCGCGGCGTGCGCGCGGTGGTGCTCTACACCGGTGGCTACGAGGCGGGGCATGCCAGTGGGAAGGTTCCGCAGCGCACCCTGGTGCGGCGGTTGCGCGAGCACGGCATGCGCCTGGTCGGCCCGCGCTCGTTCGGTGTGCGTACCGTCGCCGGGTCCGGCGCCGTCAACGCGACGCTGCGCCGGGGCGATCTCCGCGCCGGTGGTGTGGGCGTGTTCTGCCAGTCGGCGGCGGCGGGCCTGCAGCTCCTCGATGGTGCGGCGGACCGGGATCTCGGACTCTCCTCCTTCCTCTCGGCCGGGCACCGGGTAGACATCTCGGGCAACGACGCCATGCAGTACTGGACCACCTCACCGACCACCGGCGTGGTGTGTCTGCGGCTGGAGTCGATCGGCAACCCGCGCAAGTTCTCCCGGGTGGCACGTCACCTCTCCGAGCAGGGGCCCGTGGTGGCGATGATCGCGGGAGCGACCGGCCAGTTGCGACCACCCGGTCACGCCGTGCCGACCACGACGACGCCGCGGCGTGCGCTGGACGAGCTCGTCCGGCAGGCGGGGGTGCTGCTGACCTCCTCCGACGCGGAGATGCTGGACCTGGCGGCCCTGCTGAGCGAACAGCCGCTACCGGCGGGGGACAGGGTGCTGGTGATCACCAACAGCGGCGCGCAGGCGGCTGCGCTGTCCGAGCTGATCGGCCACCACGGACTGACCGAGGCAGCAGGCTCGGTGGCGCTGAGCTCCGGCGCCGATGCCACGGCCTACCGGTCCTGCATCGACGATGCGCTGACGCGCACCGACTGGGACATCGCCGTCATCGGGTACGTGGCGCTGCTGGAGGACGACCGGGCGGCCATCACCCAGCAGATCCGGCGGCTGGCAGCCCGGTCCGGACGGACGGTTGCCGCCACGGTGTACCGCACCGGGGGCCTGCTCGGCCCGCCGGGCCAGGCAGCGCCGGACCCGGCCGCCGGCCCGGACGGGGTGGCGGCGCCGGTCCGGGTGCCGACCTTCCCCTCGACCGAGCAGGCCGTCGCCGCGCTGGCGGCGGCGCGCGGCTACCAGCGGTGGAACGAGCAGGGCCGTGGATCGCGCGTCGACCCCGGCGGAATCGATCGTCGCGGTGCGAAGCAGCTGGTGCAGTCCGAGCTGAGCGGGGTGCCGGCGGGGACGACCAGGCGGTTGCCCGCCGGGGCAGCGCGCACGCTGCTGGACACCCACGGCATCACCAGCTGGCCCCAGGTGCGGGTGGACAGTCTCGAGCAGGCGCAGCGCGCGGCCGATGAGATCGGCTGGCCGGTGGCGCTGAAGGCCACCGAAGAGGTGCTGCGTCATCGTTCGGACCTGGGGACGGTCCGTCTCGATCTGCTGACGCCGGCGGATCTGACCGAGGCGTACCGGCAGATCGAGGAACAGGTCCGGGTCCTGCTGGGACGATCGGCTGCCTTCGAGGTGCAGGCGATGGCACCCCCGGGGGTGGCGTGCGTGGTGCGGGCGGCGGAGGATCCGCTGTACGGCCCGATCATCAGCCTGGGGTTGGCCGGCGATGCGAGCGAACTGCTCGACGACGTCAGCTTCCGCGTGCCACCGCTGACCGATGGTGACATCACCGAGATGGTCCGGACCCTCCGGGCTGCCCCTCGCCTCCTCGGCCACCGGGGTCTGCCGGCCGTCGATGTGGCGGCGCTCGAGGACATCATCGCCCGGGTCGCCGTGCTCAAGGACGAGCTGGCGGAGGTCTCGGCCATCGAGCTGTACCCGGTGCTGGTCTCCGGCGCCGGCGCCGCCGTGCTCGGGATGGAGGTCGACGTGGCTCAGCCCCGCCGGGGGGACGTCGCCCGCCGGGTGCTGCCGTGA
- a CDS encoding potassium channel family protein, translating to MGAGRVGTTLAETLESRGHSVSIIDQNPDAFRRLPESFEGRRVTGMGFDREALAQAGIEDAYAFAAVSSGDNSNIIAARVVRETFGVENVVARIYDPARAEIYQRLGITTVATVRWTADQVLRRMMPVGAAHEFRDASGAVTMCELDLNPGWLGQQVRQVQAATGARVAFLSRLGEGYIPSPDDVLQEHDVLHALVYTENLDEAQRTLNRPPRPEED from the coding sequence ATGGGCGCCGGTCGCGTCGGCACCACTCTGGCCGAGACGCTGGAGTCGCGCGGGCACTCGGTCTCGATCATCGATCAGAACCCGGACGCGTTCCGGCGTCTGCCCGAGTCCTTCGAGGGCCGGCGCGTGACCGGGATGGGGTTCGATCGCGAAGCACTCGCCCAGGCAGGGATCGAGGACGCCTACGCGTTCGCGGCCGTCTCCAGCGGTGACAACTCCAACATCATCGCCGCCCGGGTGGTCCGGGAGACGTTCGGGGTCGAGAACGTCGTCGCCCGGATCTACGACCCGGCGCGTGCGGAGATCTATCAGCGGCTCGGGATCACCACGGTGGCCACGGTCCGGTGGACCGCCGACCAGGTGCTGCGCCGGATGATGCCGGTGGGTGCCGCCCATGAGTTCCGTGACGCCTCCGGTGCGGTGACCATGTGCGAGCTCGACCTCAACCCCGGCTGGCTCGGGCAGCAGGTGCGCCAGGTGCAGGCCGCCACCGGCGCCCGGGTGGCGTTCCTGTCCCGCCTCGGCGAGGGCTACATCCCCTCCCCCGACGACGTCCTGCAGGAGCACGACGTCCTGCATGCCCTCGTCTACACCGAGAACCTGGATGAGGCCCAGCGCACCCTGAACCGCCCACCGCGGCCCGAGGAGGACTGA
- a CDS encoding OB-fold nucleic acid binding domain-containing protein, with amino-acid sequence MTWRDRLRSVLASQSELDAGAEQHEAERQGTVPVARCSARQRVALSGVVRSVTYSPSGQAPELVAELYDGSGSVDLVWLGRRDITGIDPGRRLKVEGMLCRTAPGQPRPAIYNPSYRILPQRAVS; translated from the coding sequence GTGACCTGGCGCGACCGGCTCCGCAGCGTTCTCGCCTCCCAGTCGGAACTGGACGCCGGGGCGGAGCAACACGAGGCCGAGCGGCAGGGGACCGTACCGGTGGCGCGCTGCAGCGCCCGGCAGCGTGTCGCCCTTTCCGGCGTGGTGCGGTCGGTGACGTACTCACCGTCCGGTCAGGCTCCCGAACTGGTGGCCGAGCTCTACGACGGGTCCGGCAGTGTGGACCTGGTCTGGCTCGGCCGGCGGGACATCACCGGGATCGACCCCGGTCGCCGCCTGAAGGTGGAGGGGATGCTGTGCCGGACGGCCCCGGGCCAGCCCCGGCCGGCCATCTACAACCCGAGCTACCGGATCCTGCCGCAGCGAGCAGTCTCGTGA
- a CDS encoding DUF3710 domain-containing protein, with protein MAWLRRRRAAGTEDASPIEEPATPETEQADEAVAEGLIGPWDSTEVRSRGQRLDLGSLWVPKRAGMQVRMELDRKTRRVVGVNLALEGSSLQIQPFAAPRTAGLWDTLRAELETQVGKQGGSVDERPGPFGAELLARLPVRLPDGRSGHRPARFLGVDGPRWFLRGVLTGRAAIDATAAGTMEEIFGDVVVVRGEDPRPPRDLLPLHLPGQRTPAAQDQPAGIEVPARGPEITETR; from the coding sequence ATGGCATGGTTGCGTCGACGACGCGCCGCCGGGACCGAGGACGCCTCCCCGATCGAGGAGCCGGCGACGCCCGAGACCGAGCAGGCCGACGAGGCGGTGGCCGAGGGCCTGATCGGTCCCTGGGACTCCACCGAGGTTCGCTCCCGTGGGCAGCGGCTCGACCTGGGCTCGCTGTGGGTACCCAAGCGTGCCGGGATGCAGGTCCGCATGGAGCTGGACCGCAAGACCCGGCGGGTGGTCGGGGTCAACCTCGCGCTGGAGGGCTCGTCGTTGCAGATCCAGCCCTTCGCCGCTCCCCGCACCGCGGGCCTGTGGGACACGTTGCGGGCCGAGCTCGAGACCCAGGTCGGCAAGCAGGGCGGCTCGGTGGACGAGCGGCCGGGCCCGTTCGGTGCGGAGCTGCTCGCCCGCCTGCCCGTCCGCCTGCCCGACGGACGGAGCGGCCACCGCCCGGCGCGGTTCCTGGGCGTCGACGGACCTCGCTGGTTCCTGCGCGGCGTGCTCACCGGCCGCGCGGCGATCGACGCGACGGCCGCGGGCACGATGGAGGAGATCTTCGGGGACGTCGTCGTCGTGCGCGGGGAGGACCCGCGCCCTCCGCGCGACCTGCTCCCGCTGCATCTGCCCGGTCAGCGCACCCCCGCGGCACAGGACCAGCCGGCCGGTATCGAGGTACCGGCGCGCGGGCCCGAGATCACGGAGACCCGGTGA
- the sepH gene encoding septation protein SepH: MIELELVGIHQDGEHLVLMGPDGERYRLEIDDALRAAVRRDRPQLEQVRTEGVVRPREIQVMIRSGSSAEEVAAEYAIPLETVRRYEGPVLAERQHLSQQARGLTITRQPGAPVLEDVVIDRLAARGVSTDSVQWDARRIAHEPWELVLRFVTGDRERVATWQVELSARTLLALDDEARWLSETEWSAGQGSRRHLSAVRGAPVYDLESDEPLDLTGSLAAVDAGLPTGTSDEDTPAAEAADGSEADLTEALLERLAADRGVRQSLEEDNDPEGAEHEVQEPMLWEDPPPAHPPASRPHERPDATILPGPRGSEREDRDPDDGDDEASGESRPTQDGPQEQVSQARRSRRRRTSVPSWDEIVFGARNE; the protein is encoded by the coding sequence ATGATCGAGTTGGAACTGGTAGGGATCCATCAGGACGGCGAGCACCTCGTCCTCATGGGCCCGGACGGGGAGCGCTACCGCCTCGAGATCGACGACGCGCTCCGGGCGGCGGTCCGTCGGGACCGGCCGCAGCTGGAGCAGGTGCGCACCGAGGGTGTCGTACGCCCTCGCGAGATCCAGGTGATGATCCGCTCGGGATCGAGCGCCGAGGAGGTCGCCGCCGAGTATGCGATCCCGCTCGAGACGGTTCGGCGGTACGAGGGCCCGGTGCTCGCCGAGCGTCAGCACCTCAGCCAGCAGGCCCGCGGACTGACGATCACCCGCCAGCCCGGGGCGCCCGTGCTCGAGGACGTGGTGATCGACCGCCTCGCTGCCCGGGGGGTGAGCACGGACTCGGTGCAGTGGGACGCGCGCCGGATCGCCCACGAGCCCTGGGAGCTGGTGCTGCGCTTCGTGACCGGGGACCGGGAACGGGTCGCCACCTGGCAGGTCGAGCTGTCCGCGCGCACCCTGCTCGCGCTGGACGACGAGGCCCGGTGGTTGTCCGAGACCGAGTGGTCCGCCGGCCAGGGGTCACGACGGCACCTCTCGGCAGTGCGGGGCGCCCCCGTGTACGACCTCGAGAGCGACGAACCGCTGGACCTGACCGGGTCCCTGGCCGCTGTCGACGCCGGCCTGCCCACCGGGACCTCGGACGAGGACACCCCCGCCGCCGAGGCGGCCGACGGGTCGGAGGCCGACCTGACCGAGGCACTGCTGGAGCGGCTGGCCGCCGACCGCGGCGTGCGGCAGTCCCTCGAGGAGGACAACGATCCCGAGGGCGCCGAGCACGAGGTGCAGGAGCCGATGCTCTGGGAGGATCCACCACCCGCTCATCCGCCGGCGTCGCGGCCGCACGAGCGCCCGGATGCGACGATCCTGCCCGGCCCCCGCGGCAGTGAGCGGGAGGACCGGGACCCGGACGACGGCGACGACGAGGCCAGCGGCGAGTCGCGCCCCACCCAGGACGGGCCGCAGGAGCAGGTGTCCCAGGCACGCAGGTCCCGCCGCCGACGCACCAGCGTGCCCTCGTGGGACGAGATCGTGTTCGGCGCCAGGAACGAGTGA
- a CDS encoding DUF3093 domain-containing protein encodes MAPSFTERVLPNAVGWLLAPAAGLLLGLALVPLDAVVALAAGLAATALTALVLVLVSPVVSVHDGVLEVDRARLPVSLVGQVTPLRGSELTRAMGPDLDARAHVRYRAWAGSAVRIVLDDPADPTPYWLVSTRRPAELARTLGHAPAE; translated from the coding sequence ATGGCTCCCTCTTTCACCGAGCGCGTCCTGCCCAATGCGGTGGGCTGGCTCCTCGCACCTGCGGCGGGTCTGCTCCTCGGGCTCGCCCTCGTCCCGCTGGACGCGGTGGTCGCGCTCGCCGCCGGCCTGGCCGCGACCGCCCTGACGGCGCTGGTGCTCGTCCTCGTCTCGCCCGTGGTGAGCGTTCACGACGGTGTCCTGGAGGTGGACCGGGCACGTCTCCCGGTGTCGCTGGTCGGGCAGGTCACGCCACTACGCGGCAGCGAACTCACCCGGGCCATGGGTCCGGACCTGGACGCTCGGGCGCACGTGCGCTACCGGGCCTGGGCGGGCTCCGCCGTCCGGATCGTCCTCGACGACCCTGCCGACCCGACGCCGTACTGGCTGGTCTCGACCCGGCGCCCGGCCGAACTCGCCAGGACGCTGGGCCACGCCCCGGCCGAGTAG
- the dut gene encoding dUTP diphosphatase — MPVEVLLQRLDAELTPPGYARPGDAGLDLQARESAQIPPGGRHAMPTGIALALPAGYAAFVHPRSGLAARHGLTVLNAPGTIDAGYRGEITVILHNTDPTLAVEIDRGDRIAQLVIQRVAVADLIEVEVLPASERGSGGLGSTGGVVAMEGQN; from the coding sequence ATGCCGGTCGAGGTGCTGCTGCAGCGGCTCGACGCCGAGCTGACGCCGCCGGGCTACGCCCGGCCGGGCGACGCGGGCCTGGATCTGCAGGCCCGCGAGTCGGCGCAGATCCCCCCGGGGGGCCGCCACGCGATGCCCACCGGGATCGCGCTCGCGCTGCCGGCGGGCTACGCCGCATTCGTGCACCCGCGCTCGGGTCTGGCCGCGCGCCACGGGTTGACGGTCCTGAACGCGCCGGGGACGATCGATGCGGGCTACCGCGGCGAGATCACCGTGATCCTGCACAACACCGATCCGACGCTGGCCGTCGAGATCGATCGGGGCGATCGGATCGCGCAGCTGGTGATCCAGCGGGTGGCGGTGGCCGACCTGATCGAGGTCGAGGTGCTGCCTGCGAGCGAGCGTGGCTCCGGGGGACTGGGGTCGACCGGCGGCGTCGTCGCGATGGAAGGACAGAACTGA
- a CDS encoding DUF3159 domain-containing protein — MTAGPESTDSTHSTDSTDSTDHTDSTEDASARGVRQLTSDTFSIAESIGGVRGLVESVAPGLVFVVVFVLTRDLTPALISSVAVAVVATVARLIGRTPVTQAIGGLAGVGIGAVWAWRSGEASDFFAWGLLVNAVFAVGVLVSILARWPVVGVLVALLTGKDMAWRADRAQRRRYTRASWLWFGAFVARLAVQVPLYLQAEAGWLGTARLVMGLPMWALVLWITWLWVRPRAAAAAR, encoded by the coding sequence GTGACCGCCGGCCCGGAGAGCACCGACAGCACGCACAGCACAGACAGCACAGACAGCACAGACCACACCGACAGCACCGAGGACGCCTCGGCACGCGGCGTGCGGCAGCTGACGTCCGACACCTTCAGCATCGCCGAGTCCATCGGAGGCGTGCGCGGCCTGGTCGAGTCCGTCGCCCCGGGTCTGGTGTTCGTCGTGGTGTTCGTCCTCACCCGCGACCTGACGCCGGCGCTGATCTCCTCGGTCGCCGTCGCGGTCGTGGCCACGGTGGCCCGGCTCATCGGCCGGACGCCGGTCACCCAGGCGATCGGCGGACTCGCGGGCGTGGGGATCGGCGCCGTCTGGGCCTGGCGTTCGGGTGAGGCGTCCGACTTCTTCGCCTGGGGTCTGCTGGTCAACGCGGTCTTCGCCGTCGGCGTGCTCGTCTCGATCCTCGCGCGCTGGCCGGTGGTCGGGGTGCTGGTGGCGCTGCTGACCGGCAAGGACATGGCGTGGCGCGCCGATCGCGCCCAGCGTCGCCGGTACACGCGGGCGTCCTGGCTGTGGTTCGGGGCCTTCGTGGCGCGGCTGGCGGTCCAGGTCCCGCTCTACCTGCAGGCCGAGGCGGGGTGGCTGGGAACGGCGCGCCTGGTGATGGGGCTGCCGATGTGGGCGCTGGTGCTGTGGATCACGTGGCTGTGGGTCCGTCCCCGAGCAGCTGCTGCAGCGCGCTGA
- a CDS encoding potassium channel family protein → MRVIIAGAGSVGRSIARELIGHEHEVTLIDKNPAAMKISSVSAADWLLGDACEIASFAGAHPEASDVVVAATGDDKVNLVVSLLAKTEFGVPRVVARVNNPKNEWMFDEAWGVDVLVSTPRIMTALVEEAVSVGDLIRIFTFHQSGASMYEITLAPGATVVGERVADITWPAGSVLAAIIRGDEPLPPSPDDTLEAGDELLIIASSAENGELSALQQLLGDGPTAT, encoded by the coding sequence ATGCGCGTCATCATCGCCGGCGCCGGCAGCGTCGGGCGATCCATCGCCCGTGAGCTCATCGGTCACGAGCACGAGGTCACCCTGATCGACAAGAACCCGGCCGCGATGAAGATCTCCTCGGTCAGCGCCGCCGACTGGCTACTCGGTGACGCATGCGAGATCGCCAGCTTCGCCGGCGCCCACCCTGAGGCCAGCGACGTGGTCGTGGCGGCCACCGGGGACGACAAGGTGAACCTGGTGGTCTCGTTGCTGGCCAAGACCGAGTTCGGCGTGCCGCGGGTGGTGGCCCGGGTCAACAACCCGAAGAACGAGTGGATGTTCGACGAGGCGTGGGGCGTGGACGTCCTGGTCTCGACCCCGCGGATCATGACGGCCCTGGTGGAGGAGGCCGTCTCGGTCGGCGACCTCATCCGGATCTTCACCTTCCATCAGTCCGGCGCCAGCATGTACGAGATCACGCTCGCCCCCGGTGCGACCGTGGTCGGTGAGCGGGTGGCCGACATCACCTGGCCGGCCGGCTCCGTGCTCGCCGCGATCATCCGCGGTGACGAGCCCCTCCCGCCGAGTCCGGACGACACGCTCGAAGCCGGTGACGAGTTGCTGATCATCGCCAGCTCCGCCGAGAACGGTGAGCTCAGCGCGCTGCAGCAGCTGCTCGGGGACGGACCCACAGCCACGTGA
- a CDS encoding DUF5998 family protein — translation MSVRTDRLRDLRREIQRAGYYPSLVTDVLEVALAGEEVRSFLVHPETMFDRTEVRRHITTLVLTPTRLVVAHVDDIPGEQPDGSVNAAATTEAIPLRQVRSVGLTHGVNDPAAYRQGAGGSELTIALSWGAVSRLDLEPATCPDPECEADHGLTGTSVPDDLVVRISAQAEGPHAMEAAIAFATALSGATVAAGG, via the coding sequence GTGAGCGTGCGTACCGACCGACTGCGAGACCTGCGCCGTGAGATCCAGCGCGCGGGCTACTACCCCTCCCTGGTCACGGATGTGCTGGAGGTCGCCCTGGCGGGGGAGGAGGTCCGTTCCTTCCTCGTGCACCCGGAGACCATGTTCGACCGCACGGAGGTGCGGCGACACATCACCACACTCGTCCTGACGCCGACGCGGCTCGTGGTCGCCCACGTCGACGACATCCCGGGCGAGCAGCCGGACGGCAGTGTCAACGCCGCCGCGACCACGGAGGCGATCCCGCTCCGGCAGGTGCGCTCGGTCGGCCTCACCCACGGGGTGAACGATCCGGCGGCGTACCGCCAGGGCGCCGGGGGATCGGAGCTGACCATCGCCCTGAGCTGGGGCGCCGTCTCACGCCTCGACCTGGAACCGGCCACCTGCCCCGACCCCGAGTGCGAGGCCGACCACGGGCTGACGGGGACGTCGGTGCCGGATGATCTGGTGGTGCGGATCAGCGCCCAGGCGGAGGGACCGCATGCGATGGAGGCAGCGATCGCCTTCGCCACCGCGCTCTCCGGCGCCACGGTCGCCGCCGGCGGGTGA